In Blautia sp. SC05B48, a single genomic region encodes these proteins:
- a CDS encoding response regulator transcription factor translates to MFKILIAEDDRELRQLFQHVLLKNGYTVKGVSDGQEALDALEKDYYDLIISDIMMPNMDGYELVRSLRDAGDSIPVLMVTAKDAFDDMRMGFLSGTDDYMVKPVNINELVLRVGALLRRAQMINERKQRIGDTILECDSLTVSTSSESMVLPQKEFMLLYKMVSFPGKIFTRQQLMDDIWGYDSASDAHTVDVHIGRLRERFRDNPDFKIMTIRGVGYKVIKA, encoded by the coding sequence ATGTTTAAAATTCTCATTGCGGAAGATGACCGGGAACTCCGCCAGCTTTTCCAGCATGTCCTCTTAAAAAACGGTTATACAGTAAAAGGAGTCTCTGACGGGCAGGAAGCGCTGGATGCCCTGGAAAAAGATTACTACGATCTGATCATTTCAGACATAATGATGCCCAATATGGATGGCTATGAACTGGTCCGCTCACTCAGAGATGCCGGAGATTCCATTCCTGTACTTATGGTCACTGCCAAAGATGCTTTTGATGATATGCGTATGGGATTTCTGTCCGGTACCGATGATTATATGGTGAAACCGGTCAATATCAATGAACTGGTTTTGCGGGTAGGTGCACTTCTCCGCAGAGCACAGATGATCAATGAGCGGAAACAGCGAATCGGAGATACCATTTTGGAGTGCGATTCCCTGACGGTATCCACCTCCTCGGAAAGTATGGTACTTCCTCAGAAAGAATTCATGCTCTTATATAAGATGGTTTCCTTTCCGGGAAAAATCTTTACCCGGCAACAGCTTATGGACGATATCTGGGGATATGATTCCGCAAGTGATGCCCACACAGTAGATGTCCACATCGGAAGGCTTCGGGAACGCTTCCGCGATAATCCGGATTTTAAGATCATGACGATCCGTGGAGTCGGATATAAGGTGATAAAGGCATGA
- a CDS encoding sensor histidine kinase, with protein sequence MKKKPFINLSIRLRFIFMIMSELVCVSLISWLVMDVLHISDVPNIVWIILASVAAGGVLNNFLSIRYFGPVLKLKKAMQQVAEGDFSVRLETEKQMKEIRDIYSNFNLMVQELEATEILQTDFVSNVSHEFKTPISAIEGYATLLQDDDMPISEEQEQYINKILFNTRRLSHLAGNILLLSKIEHQSIQTRQNWYRLDEQIRQSIVMMEPKWSEKEIEFDVDMMDVEYLGNENLICHVWDNLISNAIKFSPCGGTIYIRMMPEGEKIRFSIENEGPQISEYSMKHIFDKFYQGDSSHKQEGNGLGLALVKQILNLCKGTVSVENIPGSGCRFTVIL encoded by the coding sequence ATGAAAAAGAAACCCTTCATAAATTTAAGCATTCGTTTACGTTTTATCTTTATGATCATGTCGGAGCTTGTCTGTGTATCTCTGATATCCTGGCTCGTTATGGATGTGCTGCATATTTCAGACGTTCCGAACATCGTATGGATCATCCTGGCCAGCGTGGCCGCAGGGGGTGTCCTTAACAACTTCCTCAGTATCCGGTATTTCGGGCCTGTACTAAAGCTGAAAAAAGCCATGCAACAGGTTGCAGAAGGCGATTTTTCCGTCCGACTGGAAACTGAAAAGCAAATGAAGGAAATCCGGGATATTTATTCTAATTTCAATCTGATGGTCCAGGAACTGGAAGCAACGGAGATTCTGCAGACAGACTTTGTTTCCAATGTTTCCCACGAATTTAAAACTCCCATCAGTGCCATCGAGGGTTATGCAACTCTGCTGCAGGATGATGACATGCCTATATCAGAAGAGCAGGAGCAGTACATCAACAAAATCCTTTTTAACACCAGAAGGCTTTCCCACCTGGCAGGAAATATCCTGCTGCTGTCCAAAATCGAACACCAGTCGATCCAGACCCGTCAGAATTGGTACCGTCTGGATGAACAGATCCGACAATCCATTGTTATGATGGAACCGAAATGGTCAGAAAAAGAAATTGAATTTGATGTGGACATGATGGATGTGGAGTATCTTGGAAACGAAAATCTCATCTGTCATGTATGGGACAATCTGATTTCCAATGCTATCAAATTCAGTCCCTGTGGTGGTACGATCTATATCCGGATGATGCCGGAAGGAGAAAAGATCCGTTTTTCCATAGAAAACGAAGGCCCCCAGATCAGTGAATACTCCATGAAACATATTTTTGACAAATTTTACCAGGGCGACAGTTCCCATAAACAGGAAGGAAACGGTCTTGGACTTGCCCTTGTAAAACAGATTCTGAACCTGTGCAAGGGAACCGTTTCCGTGGAAAATATTCCCGGAAGCGGCTGTCGTTTTACTGTTATACTGTAA
- a CDS encoding GNAT family N-acetyltransferase, with protein sequence MLLKKAPAYRKAEKEDFSMIREFIRRNYKDRWEFEETHTEKRLTRLFFYTYMIYRDIVTVATYRDQVVGVLITGKDSHGHFAPVFRMKKGYHFLRLKFTKEGRKNLEHFNKLQDMKKQLTVSPEKPTPGNILFLYVSKDYRRNGIGTGLLKQISTEKDTDYSIYMDQLDQRTFMESHGFIKKNEVSQMRELNKKRFRESVALYKKEPHCETHS encoded by the coding sequence ATGTTATTAAAAAAAGCACCTGCCTACCGGAAAGCAGAAAAGGAAGATTTTTCAATGATCCGGGAATTTATCCGAAGAAACTATAAAGACCGCTGGGAGTTTGAAGAAACACATACCGAAAAACGTCTGACCAGACTTTTCTTTTACACCTATATGATATACAGAGATATCGTTACCGTGGCAACCTACCGTGATCAGGTAGTTGGGGTGCTCATTACCGGTAAAGACTCTCATGGCCATTTTGCCCCGGTTTTCCGTATGAAAAAAGGCTATCATTTCCTGCGCCTGAAATTTACTAAGGAAGGCAGGAAGAATCTGGAGCATTTTAACAAACTTCAGGATATGAAAAAACAATTGACTGTTTCCCCGGAGAAACCGACTCCCGGAAATATCCTCTTTCTTTATGTAAGCAAAGATTACCGCAGAAACGGAATCGGTACCGGGCTTCTCAAACAGATTTCAACAGAGAAGGATACGGATTATTCCATATATATGGACCAGCTGGATCAAAGAACATTTATGGAAAGTCATGGTTTCATAAAGAAAAACGAGGTTTCCCAGATGCGGGAGCTGAACAAAAAACGTTTCCGAGAAAGTGTAGCTCTTTATAAAAAAGAACCGCATTGCGAAACACATTCATGA
- a CDS encoding DegV family protein, whose protein sequence is MKKIGIMADSHSGILKQEAEELDIHVLPMPFYLNGELFHEDLDFSRKGFYEKLREGADVSTSQPSPQEVMEMWDEMLLSYDQILYIPLSSSLSGSCMTAAALSQEPKYENKVFVVNNGRVSTPLHRSILDAIDLVEDGYTAQQIKDILEASREKTVIYVGLSTLEYLKKGGRINTTTALAASLLNIKPVMKFGTGKLDVFQKCRGMKKSRKAMIDAMHRELETTFKKEYDAGKVYLMAASSSTAEVTADWISQIRESFPGMDVMCDDLSLGLSCHIGPDGLGIGCSCMPL, encoded by the coding sequence ATGAAAAAAATTGGAATCATGGCTGACAGCCACAGTGGCATTTTAAAACAAGAAGCAGAGGAACTGGATATTCATGTCCTTCCTATGCCTTTTTATCTGAATGGAGAACTGTTTCATGAAGACCTGGATTTTTCCAGAAAAGGATTTTATGAAAAGCTACGTGAAGGAGCAGATGTTTCAACTTCACAGCCTTCCCCACAGGAAGTTATGGAAATGTGGGACGAAATGCTTTTATCCTATGATCAGATCCTCTACATTCCGTTGAGCAGTAGTTTAAGCGGTTCCTGCATGACTGCTGCCGCCTTGTCTCAGGAACCAAAATACGAAAACAAGGTGTTTGTGGTAAATAACGGGCGTGTTTCCACACCCCTTCACCGTTCCATTCTGGATGCGATAGACCTGGTGGAAGATGGATATACAGCACAGCAGATCAAGGATATTCTGGAAGCTTCCCGTGAAAAAACCGTGATCTATGTCGGATTAAGCACACTGGAATATCTGAAAAAGGGAGGCCGTATCAATACCACCACAGCACTGGCCGCAAGTCTTCTCAATATCAAACCGGTTATGAAATTTGGGACCGGTAAACTGGATGTTTTCCAGAAATGCAGAGGCATGAAAAAATCAAGAAAAGCCATGATCGATGCTATGCACAGAGAATTGGAAACAACTTTCAAAAAAGAATATGATGCCGGAAAAGTATATCTTATGGCTGCATCCAGCAGCACTGCGGAAGTTACCGCAGACTGGATCTCACAGATCCGGGAAAGCTTTCCGGGAATGGATGTGATGTGTGACGATCTTTCACTTGGACTTTCCTGCCATATTGGCCCGGATGGGCTGGGAATCGGATGTTCCTGCATGCCTTTATAA
- the rhaD gene encoding rhamnulose-1-phosphate aldolase: protein MKILESKFVQGFIKMADDGYKQGWHERNGGNLSYRLKSEEVEMIRPRLNAPGEWTPIGVEVPGLAGEFFLVTGSGKYFRNIIVDPEVCLAIIELDETGTNYRIRWGLVEGGRPTSELPTHLMNHEVKKKLTNGKHRVIYHAHTTNTIALTFVLPLDDKVFTRELWESATECPVVFPDGVGVIGWMVPGGREIAIKTAELMKKYDVVIWAHHGMFCSGEDFDLTFGLLHTVEKSAEILVKILSMAPQKLQTITPNDFRALAKDFKVTLPEEFLYEKK, encoded by the coding sequence ATGAAAATTCTTGAGTCTAAATTCGTACAGGGCTTTATCAAAATGGCAGATGATGGATATAAGCAGGGATGGCATGAAAGAAACGGCGGAAACTTAAGCTATCGTCTGAAATCAGAAGAAGTGGAAATGATCCGCCCACGACTGAACGCACCCGGAGAATGGACCCCCATCGGTGTTGAAGTTCCGGGACTTGCAGGCGAATTTTTTCTGGTAACAGGAAGCGGTAAATATTTCCGTAATATCATCGTTGACCCGGAAGTGTGTCTTGCGATCATTGAGCTTGACGAGACAGGAACCAATTACCGTATCCGCTGGGGTCTTGTAGAGGGCGGAAGACCGACCAGCGAGCTTCCGACACATCTTATGAACCATGAAGTAAAGAAAAAACTTACCAACGGTAAACATCGTGTTATTTACCATGCACATACCACCAATACCATTGCACTTACCTTCGTTCTTCCCCTGGATGACAAGGTATTTACCCGTGAACTCTGGGAATCTGCAACTGAGTGTCCGGTAGTATTCCCGGATGGTGTAGGTGTCATCGGATGGATGGTTCCAGGCGGAAGAGAAATCGCGATCAAAACCGCTGAACTGATGAAAAAATATGATGTTGTTATCTGGGCGCATCATGGTATGTTCTGCTCAGGCGAAGATTTCGACCTGACCTTCGGACTTCTTCATACCGTTGAAAAATCCGCAGAGATCCTGGTTAAGATCTTATCTATGGCTCCACAGAAGCTGCAGACTATCACACCGAATGACTTCCGCGCCCTTGCAAAGGATTTCAAAGTAACTCTGCCGGAAGAATTCCTCTACGAGAAGAAATAA